A stretch of Myxocyprinus asiaticus isolate MX2 ecotype Aquarium Trade chromosome 42, UBuf_Myxa_2, whole genome shotgun sequence DNA encodes these proteins:
- the LOC127432898 gene encoding zinc finger and BTB domain-containing protein 21-like isoform X2 has protein sequence MESLVHFCNPAHGISLLGALNEQRLSGQLCDVILLVGDQQFQAHKSILASCSEYFQSVFSQKDSENRCIIQLNFCEPDAFEIVLNYIYSSSLFVEKCSLAAIQELGYSLGIPFLTNIMSTRPQASYCVSRKRILLSEEDDGAYQKRSVIVHQGDQPGMDVFSRRSHQGRPIKQTTAMIPEKPSLAHDFSDQSHTGHVKQNEKESDSTSVSRNSNKNPVDGDCRSILSSPTSILRRRTEYRPPSMRPQLTSSVSFSESVQHSSLQSEQPEDSIEDQMEFAHDRKPAGEHQGPRNQTVDRSGPLIKSLLRRSLSMDSPVPVFSPALELKDSQNREQTVVKLTTPTGRSPSPESEDGVLNDMPLILRSRQRNTYETEGTQTTPLRIKAEPSSPLADPSEIVRITVGDNLPVNFKDFQANYDEGPRGYFTPSIKRKSKMDGSYMPFKRTKPVNEHHISHQDRTFSEVPYTSNNEKSNEEPGELRPNKMFKCWNCLKVFRSNAGLYRHVNMYHNPEKPYACDICHKRFHTNFKVWTHCQTQHGVVQNPAPSSSSYSVLDEKFQRKLIDIVREREIKKALIMKLRRTKQGLQSQPFGRKSRRTKSYGCPFCGKMFHFQSQLKLHMKGHSAETASLDPDAERDLQYKQQQLAHLKENQDKDVFSCRLCNEKLPSLTELEDHERACRYSTVCPYCGLRFSNTLVKKDHEAHCKYKKLTCLECMRTFKSSFSIWRHQVEVHNQNMMTLKEQLTLGLQESNHDESSDGLGVPPPSQESMNDTREEVVYSDSSVPPMFDSEDSSSYVPEDLSQGELQVKEEPQEEAVSAKDNISATCIGSEEPGVWPCEKCGKLFSSHKDLERHQELLCHIKPFICHICHKAFRTNFRLWSHYQSHMSASEEPGMRENDGLPSSPSPSPPLTIAISEPPTSQVSPLKVIQSGVADSEEEPRGSMSPSTKLKKPDQDKAADDEPREHSHAKSDSTDKAITPQESDTLFYHAPTLSALTFKRQYMCKFCHRTFKTAFSLWSHEQSHT, from the coding sequence ATGGAGAGCCTGGTGCACTTCTGTAACCCTGCCCATGGTATTTCACTGCTGGGTGCCCTCAACGAGCAGAGATTAAGTGGCCAACTCTGTGATGTTATCTTGTTAGTTGGTGATCAACAGTTCCAGGCCCACAAAAGCATCCTTGCATCCTGTAGTGAGTATTTCCAGTCTGTATTCTCCCAGAAGGACTCAGAGAACCGTTGCATCATTCAGCTTAACTTCTGCGAGCCTGATGCTTTTGAGATTGTGCTAAACTACATCTACTCATCATctctgtttgtggagaaatgcaGCTTGGCGGCTATACAGGAGCTAGGATATAGCCTTGGCATTCCCTTTCTAACCAACATCATGTCCACAAGACCTCAGGCATCATACTGTGTGTCAAGAAAACGCATATTGTTGTCAGAGGAGGATGATGGTGCTTATCAAAAGAGAAGTGTTATTGTACATCAAGGTGATCAGCCTGGCATGGATGTGTTTTCTAGGAGAAGTCATCAGGGAAGGCCGATTAAACAGACCACAGCCATGATCCCAGAGAAACCCTCACTCGCACACGATTTCAGTGATCAGAGTCACACAGgacatgtcaagcagaatgaaAAAGAGTCTGACAGTACCTCTGTTAGCAGAAATTCAAACAAAAACCCAGTGGATGGCGACTGTAGATCTATCCTCTCCTCTCCAACATCCATATTGAGACGTCGAACTGAATACCGACCACCATCTATGCGGCCACAACTTACATCCTCAGTTTCTTTTAGTGAGTCCGTACAGCATTCTAGTTTACAGTCGGAGCAACCTGAGGACTCCATAGAAGACCAAATGGAGTTTGCGCATGATCGGAAACCAGCAGGAGAACACCAAGGTCCACGCAACCAAACCGTAGACCGCAGTGGGCCACTTATTAAAAGTCTGCTACGCAGATCCTTGTCCATGGATAGTCCGGTTCCTGTTTTCTCTCCAGCTCTGGAGCTGAAGGACTCGCAAAATAGGGAACAGACCGTGGTGAAGTTAACGACGCCGACAGGAAGATCACCATCCCCTGAAAGCGAGGATGGGGTGTTGAACGATATGCCTCTTATTCTCAGGTCGAGACAACGAAACACGTATGAAACGGAAGGAACTCAGACGACTCCACTTAGAATAAAAGCAGAGCCCAGCAGTCCTCTCGCAGACCCTTCTGAAATCGTTCGCATCACTGTTGGAGATAATTTACCTGTCAATTTTAAAGACTTTCAGGCCAACTATGACGAAGGCCCCAGAGGATATTTCACTCCCTCGATAAAGAGGAAGAGTAAGATGGATGGTAGTTATATGCCCTTTAAAAGAACCAAGCCTGTCAATGAACATCACATCTCACATCAGGACCGTACATTCAGTGAGGTACCTTACACTTCCAACAATGAGAAAAGCAACGAGGAACCTGGAGAACTTAGGCCGAACAAAATGTTCAAATGCTGGAACTGCCTGAAGGTTTTCAGGTCAAATGCGGGTTTGTATCGCCACGTGAACATGTATCACAACCCAGAGAAGCCATATGCTTGTGACATCTGTCACAAACGCTTTCACACCAACTTCAAAGTCTGGACTCATTGCCAAACTCAGCATGGTGTGGTGCAAAATCCCGCACCCTCTTCCAGTTCCTATTCTGTTCTGGATGAGAAATTTCAAAGGAAACTGATCGATATTGTCAGAGAACGTGAGATAAAGAAAGCTTTGATCATGAAGCTCAGGAGAACCAAGCAAGGCCTGCAGTCGCAACCATTTGGCAGGAAATCAAGGCGAACAAAGTCATATGGATGCCCgttttgtggcaaaatgttccattttcagtcacaattaaagctgcacatgaagGGACACTCTGCTGAGACCGCCAGCCTTGACCCAGATGCTGAGAGAGATCTTCAATACAAACAGCAGCAGTTGGCTCATCTTAAAGAGAACCAAGACAAGGATGTCTTTTCTTGCCGGCTCTGCAATGAGAAACTGCCCTCTCTAACTGAGTTAGAAGACCACGAGAGGGCCTGCAGGTATTCTACTGTTTGCCCATATTGTGGCCTCCGATTTTCCAACACGCTCGTCAAGAAAGACCACGAAGCGCACTGCAAGTACAAAAAGCTGACCTGCCTAGAATGTATGCGCACATTTAAGTCCTCTTTCAGTATATGGCGCCATCAGGTCGAAGTTCACAATCAGAATATGATGACCTTAAAAGAGCAGCTGACTCTTGGTCTCCAAGAGAGCAATCACGATGAATCATCCGATGGTCTTGGAGTTCCACCTCCTTCACAAGAGTCAATGAATGATACCAGAGAGGAAGTGGTGTACAGCGACTCATCAGTTCCACCCATGTTTGATTCTGAAGACTCATCATCTTATGTCCCTGAGGACTTGAGTCAGGGAGAGCTGCAAGTGAAAGAGGAACCTCAAGAGGAAGCAGTCTCAGCCAAGGATAACATAAGTGCAACCTGTATTGGATCTGAGGAGCCAGGTGTGTGGCCATGTGAAAAGTGTGGGAAGCTTTTCAGCTCCCACAAAGACCTGGAACGACATCAAGAACTGCTTTGCCACATCAAACCCTTCATCTGTCACATATGTCACAAAGCATTCAGGACCAACTTCCGTCTTTGGAGCCACTACCAGTCCCATATGTCTGCATCTGAAGAACCAGGGATGAGAGAGAATGATGGACTTCCGTCTTCTCCATCTCCTTCCCCACCTCTCACAATTGCTATCTCTGAACCTCCAACTTCTCAAGTATCTCCTCTCAAAGTTATCCAATCTGGGGTGGCTGACTCCGAGGAGGAGCCCAGAGGCTCCATGTCGCCGTCAACCAAACTCAAGAAGCCGGACCAGGACAAGGCCGCTGATGATGAACCCAGAGAACATTCTCACGCCAAGTCAGACAGCACAGACAAAGCTATTACCCCTCAGGAATCAGACACACTATTTTACCATGCCCCAACGCTCTCTGCGCTTACCTTTAAAAGGCAGTACATGTGTAAATTCTGTCACAGGACATTTAAGACGGCGTTCAGTCTATGGAGTCATGAACAAAGCCATACGTAA
- the LOC127432898 gene encoding zinc finger and BTB domain-containing protein 21-like isoform X3 translates to MIPEKPSLAHDFSDQSHTGHVKQNEKESDSTSVSRNSNKNPVDGDCRSILSSPTSILRRRTEYRPPSMRPQLTSSVSFSESVQHSSLQSEQPEDSIEDQMEFAHDRKPAGEHQGPRNQTVDRSGPLIKSLLRRSLSMDSPVPVFSPALELKDSQNREQTVVKLTTPTGRSPSPESEDGVLNDMPLILRSRQRNTYETEGTQTTPLRIKAEPSSPLADPSEIVRITVGDNLPVNFKDFQANYDEGPRGYFTPSIKRKSKMDGSYMPFKRTKPVNEHHISHQDRTFSEVPYTSNNEKSNEEPGELRPNKMFKCWNCLKVFRSNAGLYRHVNMYHNPEKPYACDICHKRFHTNFKVWTHCQTQHGVVQNPAPSSSSYSVLDEKFQRKLIDIVREREIKKALIMKLRRTKQGLQSQPFGRKSRRTKSYGCPFCGKMFHFQSQLKLHMKGHSAETASLDPDAERDLQYKQQQLAHLKENQDKDVFSCRLCNEKLPSLTELEDHERACRYSTVCPYCGLRFSNTLVKKDHEAHCKYKKLTCLECMRTFKSSFSIWRHQVEVHNQNMMTLKEQLTLGLQESNHDESSDGLGVPPPSQESMNDTREEVVYSDSSVPPMFDSEDSSSYVPEDLSQGELQVKEEPQEEAVSAKDNISATCIGSEEPGVWPCEKCGKLFSSHKDLERHQELLCHIKPFICHICHKAFRTNFRLWSHYQSHMSASEEPGMRENDGLPSSPSPSPPLTIAISEPPTSQVSPLKVIQSGVADSEEEPRGSMSPSTKLKKPDQDKAADDEPREHSHAKSDSTDKAITPQESDTLFYHAPTLSALTFKRQYMCKFCHRTFKTAFSLWSHEQSHT, encoded by the coding sequence ATGATCCCAGAGAAACCCTCACTCGCACACGATTTCAGTGATCAGAGTCACACAGgacatgtcaagcagaatgaaAAAGAGTCTGACAGTACCTCTGTTAGCAGAAATTCAAACAAAAACCCAGTGGATGGCGACTGTAGATCTATCCTCTCCTCTCCAACATCCATATTGAGACGTCGAACTGAATACCGACCACCATCTATGCGGCCACAACTTACATCCTCAGTTTCTTTTAGTGAGTCCGTACAGCATTCTAGTTTACAGTCGGAGCAACCTGAGGACTCCATAGAAGACCAAATGGAGTTTGCGCATGATCGGAAACCAGCAGGAGAACACCAAGGTCCACGCAACCAAACCGTAGACCGCAGTGGGCCACTTATTAAAAGTCTGCTACGCAGATCCTTGTCCATGGATAGTCCGGTTCCTGTTTTCTCTCCAGCTCTGGAGCTGAAGGACTCGCAAAATAGGGAACAGACCGTGGTGAAGTTAACGACGCCGACAGGAAGATCACCATCCCCTGAAAGCGAGGATGGGGTGTTGAACGATATGCCTCTTATTCTCAGGTCGAGACAACGAAACACGTATGAAACGGAAGGAACTCAGACGACTCCACTTAGAATAAAAGCAGAGCCCAGCAGTCCTCTCGCAGACCCTTCTGAAATCGTTCGCATCACTGTTGGAGATAATTTACCTGTCAATTTTAAAGACTTTCAGGCCAACTATGACGAAGGCCCCAGAGGATATTTCACTCCCTCGATAAAGAGGAAGAGTAAGATGGATGGTAGTTATATGCCCTTTAAAAGAACCAAGCCTGTCAATGAACATCACATCTCACATCAGGACCGTACATTCAGTGAGGTACCTTACACTTCCAACAATGAGAAAAGCAACGAGGAACCTGGAGAACTTAGGCCGAACAAAATGTTCAAATGCTGGAACTGCCTGAAGGTTTTCAGGTCAAATGCGGGTTTGTATCGCCACGTGAACATGTATCACAACCCAGAGAAGCCATATGCTTGTGACATCTGTCACAAACGCTTTCACACCAACTTCAAAGTCTGGACTCATTGCCAAACTCAGCATGGTGTGGTGCAAAATCCCGCACCCTCTTCCAGTTCCTATTCTGTTCTGGATGAGAAATTTCAAAGGAAACTGATCGATATTGTCAGAGAACGTGAGATAAAGAAAGCTTTGATCATGAAGCTCAGGAGAACCAAGCAAGGCCTGCAGTCGCAACCATTTGGCAGGAAATCAAGGCGAACAAAGTCATATGGATGCCCgttttgtggcaaaatgttccattttcagtcacaattaaagctgcacatgaagGGACACTCTGCTGAGACCGCCAGCCTTGACCCAGATGCTGAGAGAGATCTTCAATACAAACAGCAGCAGTTGGCTCATCTTAAAGAGAACCAAGACAAGGATGTCTTTTCTTGCCGGCTCTGCAATGAGAAACTGCCCTCTCTAACTGAGTTAGAAGACCACGAGAGGGCCTGCAGGTATTCTACTGTTTGCCCATATTGTGGCCTCCGATTTTCCAACACGCTCGTCAAGAAAGACCACGAAGCGCACTGCAAGTACAAAAAGCTGACCTGCCTAGAATGTATGCGCACATTTAAGTCCTCTTTCAGTATATGGCGCCATCAGGTCGAAGTTCACAATCAGAATATGATGACCTTAAAAGAGCAGCTGACTCTTGGTCTCCAAGAGAGCAATCACGATGAATCATCCGATGGTCTTGGAGTTCCACCTCCTTCACAAGAGTCAATGAATGATACCAGAGAGGAAGTGGTGTACAGCGACTCATCAGTTCCACCCATGTTTGATTCTGAAGACTCATCATCTTATGTCCCTGAGGACTTGAGTCAGGGAGAGCTGCAAGTGAAAGAGGAACCTCAAGAGGAAGCAGTCTCAGCCAAGGATAACATAAGTGCAACCTGTATTGGATCTGAGGAGCCAGGTGTGTGGCCATGTGAAAAGTGTGGGAAGCTTTTCAGCTCCCACAAAGACCTGGAACGACATCAAGAACTGCTTTGCCACATCAAACCCTTCATCTGTCACATATGTCACAAAGCATTCAGGACCAACTTCCGTCTTTGGAGCCACTACCAGTCCCATATGTCTGCATCTGAAGAACCAGGGATGAGAGAGAATGATGGACTTCCGTCTTCTCCATCTCCTTCCCCACCTCTCACAATTGCTATCTCTGAACCTCCAACTTCTCAAGTATCTCCTCTCAAAGTTATCCAATCTGGGGTGGCTGACTCCGAGGAGGAGCCCAGAGGCTCCATGTCGCCGTCAACCAAACTCAAGAAGCCGGACCAGGACAAGGCCGCTGATGATGAACCCAGAGAACATTCTCACGCCAAGTCAGACAGCACAGACAAAGCTATTACCCCTCAGGAATCAGACACACTATTTTACCATGCCCCAACGCTCTCTGCGCTTACCTTTAAAAGGCAGTACATGTGTAAATTCTGTCACAGGACATTTAAGACGGCGTTCAGTCTATGGAGTCATGAACAAAGCCATACGTAA
- the LOC127432898 gene encoding zinc finger and BTB domain-containing protein 21-like isoform X1, with protein sequence MSLEQHEAKMESLVHFCNPAHGISLLGALNEQRLSGQLCDVILLVGDQQFQAHKSILASCSEYFQSVFSQKDSENRCIIQLNFCEPDAFEIVLNYIYSSSLFVEKCSLAAIQELGYSLGIPFLTNIMSTRPQASYCVSRKRILLSEEDDGAYQKRSVIVHQGDQPGMDVFSRRSHQGRPIKQTTAMIPEKPSLAHDFSDQSHTGHVKQNEKESDSTSVSRNSNKNPVDGDCRSILSSPTSILRRRTEYRPPSMRPQLTSSVSFSESVQHSSLQSEQPEDSIEDQMEFAHDRKPAGEHQGPRNQTVDRSGPLIKSLLRRSLSMDSPVPVFSPALELKDSQNREQTVVKLTTPTGRSPSPESEDGVLNDMPLILRSRQRNTYETEGTQTTPLRIKAEPSSPLADPSEIVRITVGDNLPVNFKDFQANYDEGPRGYFTPSIKRKSKMDGSYMPFKRTKPVNEHHISHQDRTFSEVPYTSNNEKSNEEPGELRPNKMFKCWNCLKVFRSNAGLYRHVNMYHNPEKPYACDICHKRFHTNFKVWTHCQTQHGVVQNPAPSSSSYSVLDEKFQRKLIDIVREREIKKALIMKLRRTKQGLQSQPFGRKSRRTKSYGCPFCGKMFHFQSQLKLHMKGHSAETASLDPDAERDLQYKQQQLAHLKENQDKDVFSCRLCNEKLPSLTELEDHERACRYSTVCPYCGLRFSNTLVKKDHEAHCKYKKLTCLECMRTFKSSFSIWRHQVEVHNQNMMTLKEQLTLGLQESNHDESSDGLGVPPPSQESMNDTREEVVYSDSSVPPMFDSEDSSSYVPEDLSQGELQVKEEPQEEAVSAKDNISATCIGSEEPGVWPCEKCGKLFSSHKDLERHQELLCHIKPFICHICHKAFRTNFRLWSHYQSHMSASEEPGMRENDGLPSSPSPSPPLTIAISEPPTSQVSPLKVIQSGVADSEEEPRGSMSPSTKLKKPDQDKAADDEPREHSHAKSDSTDKAITPQESDTLFYHAPTLSALTFKRQYMCKFCHRTFKTAFSLWSHEQSHT encoded by the exons atgagtttggaacaacacgagg CTAAAATGGAGAGCCTGGTGCACTTCTGTAACCCTGCCCATGGTATTTCACTGCTGGGTGCCCTCAACGAGCAGAGATTAAGTGGCCAACTCTGTGATGTTATCTTGTTAGTTGGTGATCAACAGTTCCAGGCCCACAAAAGCATCCTTGCATCCTGTAGTGAGTATTTCCAGTCTGTATTCTCCCAGAAGGACTCAGAGAACCGTTGCATCATTCAGCTTAACTTCTGCGAGCCTGATGCTTTTGAGATTGTGCTAAACTACATCTACTCATCATctctgtttgtggagaaatgcaGCTTGGCGGCTATACAGGAGCTAGGATATAGCCTTGGCATTCCCTTTCTAACCAACATCATGTCCACAAGACCTCAGGCATCATACTGTGTGTCAAGAAAACGCATATTGTTGTCAGAGGAGGATGATGGTGCTTATCAAAAGAGAAGTGTTATTGTACATCAAGGTGATCAGCCTGGCATGGATGTGTTTTCTAGGAGAAGTCATCAGGGAAGGCCGATTAAACAGACCACAGCCATGATCCCAGAGAAACCCTCACTCGCACACGATTTCAGTGATCAGAGTCACACAGgacatgtcaagcagaatgaaAAAGAGTCTGACAGTACCTCTGTTAGCAGAAATTCAAACAAAAACCCAGTGGATGGCGACTGTAGATCTATCCTCTCCTCTCCAACATCCATATTGAGACGTCGAACTGAATACCGACCACCATCTATGCGGCCACAACTTACATCCTCAGTTTCTTTTAGTGAGTCCGTACAGCATTCTAGTTTACAGTCGGAGCAACCTGAGGACTCCATAGAAGACCAAATGGAGTTTGCGCATGATCGGAAACCAGCAGGAGAACACCAAGGTCCACGCAACCAAACCGTAGACCGCAGTGGGCCACTTATTAAAAGTCTGCTACGCAGATCCTTGTCCATGGATAGTCCGGTTCCTGTTTTCTCTCCAGCTCTGGAGCTGAAGGACTCGCAAAATAGGGAACAGACCGTGGTGAAGTTAACGACGCCGACAGGAAGATCACCATCCCCTGAAAGCGAGGATGGGGTGTTGAACGATATGCCTCTTATTCTCAGGTCGAGACAACGAAACACGTATGAAACGGAAGGAACTCAGACGACTCCACTTAGAATAAAAGCAGAGCCCAGCAGTCCTCTCGCAGACCCTTCTGAAATCGTTCGCATCACTGTTGGAGATAATTTACCTGTCAATTTTAAAGACTTTCAGGCCAACTATGACGAAGGCCCCAGAGGATATTTCACTCCCTCGATAAAGAGGAAGAGTAAGATGGATGGTAGTTATATGCCCTTTAAAAGAACCAAGCCTGTCAATGAACATCACATCTCACATCAGGACCGTACATTCAGTGAGGTACCTTACACTTCCAACAATGAGAAAAGCAACGAGGAACCTGGAGAACTTAGGCCGAACAAAATGTTCAAATGCTGGAACTGCCTGAAGGTTTTCAGGTCAAATGCGGGTTTGTATCGCCACGTGAACATGTATCACAACCCAGAGAAGCCATATGCTTGTGACATCTGTCACAAACGCTTTCACACCAACTTCAAAGTCTGGACTCATTGCCAAACTCAGCATGGTGTGGTGCAAAATCCCGCACCCTCTTCCAGTTCCTATTCTGTTCTGGATGAGAAATTTCAAAGGAAACTGATCGATATTGTCAGAGAACGTGAGATAAAGAAAGCTTTGATCATGAAGCTCAGGAGAACCAAGCAAGGCCTGCAGTCGCAACCATTTGGCAGGAAATCAAGGCGAACAAAGTCATATGGATGCCCgttttgtggcaaaatgttccattttcagtcacaattaaagctgcacatgaagGGACACTCTGCTGAGACCGCCAGCCTTGACCCAGATGCTGAGAGAGATCTTCAATACAAACAGCAGCAGTTGGCTCATCTTAAAGAGAACCAAGACAAGGATGTCTTTTCTTGCCGGCTCTGCAATGAGAAACTGCCCTCTCTAACTGAGTTAGAAGACCACGAGAGGGCCTGCAGGTATTCTACTGTTTGCCCATATTGTGGCCTCCGATTTTCCAACACGCTCGTCAAGAAAGACCACGAAGCGCACTGCAAGTACAAAAAGCTGACCTGCCTAGAATGTATGCGCACATTTAAGTCCTCTTTCAGTATATGGCGCCATCAGGTCGAAGTTCACAATCAGAATATGATGACCTTAAAAGAGCAGCTGACTCTTGGTCTCCAAGAGAGCAATCACGATGAATCATCCGATGGTCTTGGAGTTCCACCTCCTTCACAAGAGTCAATGAATGATACCAGAGAGGAAGTGGTGTACAGCGACTCATCAGTTCCACCCATGTTTGATTCTGAAGACTCATCATCTTATGTCCCTGAGGACTTGAGTCAGGGAGAGCTGCAAGTGAAAGAGGAACCTCAAGAGGAAGCAGTCTCAGCCAAGGATAACATAAGTGCAACCTGTATTGGATCTGAGGAGCCAGGTGTGTGGCCATGTGAAAAGTGTGGGAAGCTTTTCAGCTCCCACAAAGACCTGGAACGACATCAAGAACTGCTTTGCCACATCAAACCCTTCATCTGTCACATATGTCACAAAGCATTCAGGACCAACTTCCGTCTTTGGAGCCACTACCAGTCCCATATGTCTGCATCTGAAGAACCAGGGATGAGAGAGAATGATGGACTTCCGTCTTCTCCATCTCCTTCCCCACCTCTCACAATTGCTATCTCTGAACCTCCAACTTCTCAAGTATCTCCTCTCAAAGTTATCCAATCTGGGGTGGCTGACTCCGAGGAGGAGCCCAGAGGCTCCATGTCGCCGTCAACCAAACTCAAGAAGCCGGACCAGGACAAGGCCGCTGATGATGAACCCAGAGAACATTCTCACGCCAAGTCAGACAGCACAGACAAAGCTATTACCCCTCAGGAATCAGACACACTATTTTACCATGCCCCAACGCTCTCTGCGCTTACCTTTAAAAGGCAGTACATGTGTAAATTCTGTCACAGGACATTTAAGACGGCGTTCAGTCTATGGAGTCATGAACAAAGCCATACGTAA